CGCCCCTCGTCTCCGCAATGACGTTATAGTTGACACGGTTCTCGATGATGGAGATAACATTGAGATCAAGAGTCAGCGCTTGACCAGCTGCAAGAGAGGCAACAAGGGCCTGTCCCTCCTCACGAGTAATTCCCACAGTCGGGGCGTAACCATCCGAAGCCGCGCCGAGGGTTCCTGAAAGCGCGCCAACGTCGTTGTTGTAGATGATGGCACCGACAGCGCCTGCAGACTTAGCAAGAGTGGCCTTGACCGCAAAGTTGCAAGTGCCTCTCGACACGAGCGCAACAGCACCAGAGACTTCGGCAGGGTAGTCCGACGCCTCGCATCCAAGGTTGGCAACGTTGACCAAGGTAGCGCCGGTTAGGGTTCCGCCAGGTGTGTACGTCAGAGGACGGGCGTCAATGGCATCGCCTGCGACGGAGAGGGTCGCCTTGGCACCGGCGAAAGCCTCGGTGAAAGGCTGCTTGTAGACGTCGTAGTAGTCGAGCTTCTCAAGCTCCTCGACAAGCCAGTCTACGGTCGCGTTGTGGCCGCCACCGCCGAAGGCACGGTTTCCCTCGTGGGCATCCGCAATATCCTGGAGCTTCTGGGACCCGGCGAGGAGGTCCTCAATGTTGATGAGCTCCTGGAGCTTCTCGGACTCGACGTACGGCTTGCACTTAACGGCGCTGACTAGCGCCGGCAGGGCCAATGCGAGAGCGGCCGTCTTCATCTTGTGAACTGTTGCTACACGACCGGCGGGGTCTTGCACAAGATTTGAAGTTGCCTTGTGGTGGCTAGAAACAGGAACCTGCGAGTGGGCGAGCGAGGAGATGTTCCCAATAAGCTGGGCGGAAAGCAGCGGCTTGTTGGCCTTTTAGACTTCCCTCAACCAACGAGCTGGAAGCGACGCATGCATCTCTTCGCTCGCGTGATCATCGCCAAGACGATAGATAAGGAAGCTGGTGATGTCGCCAGTAGCTCACCGGCCGGAGCCACTGTCAATTAACCTCGACGCGTACTAGGCTCCCCAGAAACGCGGGGACGTGAGACTTAATGAGGAAGCCCAGAGCCAATATTTTCTTCTGCTCCATTACGACTCTATCGCGACCTGCCTGATCCAGGAACGGCCGTACGCACCAGTGCGATTGCGCAGCTCGGTTACGCCGTGGAACTTCTTGGCATTGCAACCCAATGAGGTTGAGCCGCCGATACGCCAATAACAATGACACAAAGTTCCAGCCACGATTTTCCATGATTCATTCCTCGTCGTGAGAGCCCATACCATACGTTGGCACACGTGAACTCGTGAAGGAACCTTTGAAACCTGACTATATTGATATTGGAGAGGTCTTATGTTCACAATAAAGCCTTGGTTTTGTgttattactacttctttCGCGAACTTTATGAAGAAATCCTGACTTGGCTAAATGCGGGTTGTCAATGCACAGACACTGAATAATTGCTTGGCAAATGGTACGGTATTGACTATCGTCCTCGGGGTGTGGAGATTCAAGTTCGGGCCATCTGCCATCTGATATTGGAGTGTGACGCACCAAGTCAGCATCACGTGAAATAAATAAACAAACATCAACTATCCGGCTTACATCATTCGTCACTCATCCAAATCTCGATAGCCTGTACCGTCGAAACCTCCCGTGTATTTTCTACCTGAATGCTACAACGTCTGAGTGCGGGTTGATCACCGCGATGAAGAACATCATATCGGGAAGCATATTAGTTCTCCATCAGGTGCAAATTCATCTGGGGATACCAATTGAGTTTGGTATCACAGGTAAGCTACTGTAAGGCAAAACTTGAATCGACGCACATGCACCTTCAGGCTTGCGACAATAAGGTTGAGTTTCTCAAGGTAGCATTATTCAGATTGAGTTGGAGATCGATGCGCTAAGCCTGCCATCCTCCGATTTTGGCGACTGCTTTGTCATGACTTAAGGACTGCGCGGCAATGTTGACTCAAGGCCAACGCGAAATAAGACTGCGGAAATATCAATTGGGGAACAGGAACAAAGACCCCGTTGGAATAATTCCAAAAATTTGCGAAGCCGACGATGAGCTTGCAGACCTCAATCTGCAAGAAGCTATGACCTCAGGAACCCAACGAGCCGCTAAGCCAGGCGCGAACTGCGGCTCGTGAAGGATCCGGGAAAGTAGTTCATGTAAGAGACCATAGAAATCAGGGGTTCAAGCCACAAAATGGACTAACGTTGAAGATCGACATTTGAACAAGGGCCTCGGAAGAGAGCCGTTGCAACGGACTCACGACTAGCATTAGCTATCCATCAATGTTAGCACGAACGGAAAGAGCGGAAAGTCCTCGCTATCCAATCGCTGTttgtaattatattaaacatCCTGAACCCTCGAAAGATTGGACTTGAAGCTCATATGATAAACTGCAGTTCTTCATCCAGTTGTATACCGATGAAGTCTTTACATACACCTGTGTGAAACGTTCACTCCAATCAGTCCAAATTATTCAACTCATTTCCCATAGGGTGACAGCAGAAAAGTTGCAAAAGATGCAATTTTCTTTGACGATACTTGGCTCAATGCCTATTGCATATGCACTTCCAACTTTTCCTGGCGCCGGCAGTGGGTGCCCGTTCCAGTCAGTTCTACCACCATCAACTTCAGCGCCAGGCTTAGATGCAGCATGCCAGCTAA
This is a stretch of genomic DNA from Colletotrichum lupini chromosome 10, complete sequence. It encodes these proteins:
- a CDS encoding peptidase family M28, encoding MEQKKILALGFLIKSHVPAFLGSLLIGNISSLAHSQVPVSSHHKATSNLVQDPAGRVATVHKMKTAALALALPALVSAVKCKPYVESEKLQELINIEDLLAGSQKLQDIADAHEGNRAFGGGGHNATVDWLVEELEKLDYYDVYKQPFTEAFAGAKATLSVAGDAIDARPLTYTPGGTLTGATLVNVANLGCEASDYPAEVSGAVALVSRGTCNFAVKATLAKSAGAVGAIIYNNDVGALSGTLGAASDGYAPTVGITREEGQALVASLAAGQALTLDLNVISIIENRVNYNVIAETRGGDHDNVLMIGGHSDSVFAGPGINDDGSGTVGVLTVAKALTQFTTKNAVRLGFWGAEEYGKLGSYFYVKSLNSSEEEISKIRAYLNFDMIASPNPKLAIYDGDGSAFNFTGPAGSDVIEKDFEEFFESKGLGHVPTEFNGRSDYAGFIENGIPSGGLFTGAEGLKTEAEAALFGGEVGVAYDVNYHLIGDDITNLDNDAYLVNTKAIAHSVAKYSMSWETLPAVEVKKRRWAADTAQHLKRAAELTGHSHDGPCGGGSHF